The Spinacia oleracea cultivar Varoflay chromosome 2, BTI_SOV_V1, whole genome shotgun sequence DNA segment CCACCATAGGGTGCCCTCCAAGAAAATCAACACCACAAGGGTGGTTAAAACCACCACGGCAACCACCCAACCTCTCAGCTTCCCTTTCCCTCCTCCACCTCCTTCCTCGGAGGAAGGAGGTGGGTTTGGTTCAACCGGGGAACAGACCTTAACATAGGAAGTGCTAGGAAGTGCAGCAGATTGATACCCAGAAACGAAACTCGATGTCTTAATATAACACTGACCCGACCCATCGGCTAAAATAGTTGAACCTACACAAGAACCACCAGAAAGACAGTTTCCTCTACAAGCTGAAATACCCACAAAGTAAACATCATTCAGATTTTCAGGTGGGTAAGTTAAGAACTTAGTATGATCCATCTGCAACATTGCTACACTACCAGGACAATCCCTAATCTCCCTCTTTAACTTACACCCTTTACTACTGTCATTCGGGTCAACCGGGTCGAAATTTTCAGATGGGCACCCGCAAACCGGGCTAGTATCATTGTAACTACAGATACCCATATGACCACAGTACCCAAATACTTGACATTGATCATTTACAGCAGTCCATCTTACAATGGAAGTCCCACTTCCTTTACTAGAACTGTAAATCCTCAAATTACCATCACTATCTAATTTCAGAAACCTTAAAATATTCCCAGATTCAGCATAATCACTCCCATAAGCCATAATCACAGAACCAGATAAGTTATCATCATAGAGTGATAAAATCCCAATTGATTGAAGCCCTAATCTAGGGTTACTCAAATTAGTACTAACAGTAGCATTCAACCCTAAGCTCAAGTAAACAATATCTTTATTCCACTGTAATGTCAAATTCCCAGTTCTGTTTAAAGAAAATGAGTACAACCCAGATGATAAAACCATCCCAACAGTGAAATTTTGAGATGGGACAATCGTATCAGTGGGGTGATCAAAAGTGGACCAAACAACAAAATTAGACCGATTTTTGAGACAGAAATTACCGGAATCGTCGAGTGTAGCATGGGAAACGCCGGAATTCGAAGTGTTGGACTGCCAGAGAGTGTTCCCGGCGCCGGAGAGAAGTCGGAGGTTTCCATCAGCTAAGAATGAGAAGGTTGCGGCGGCGTCAGCTACGGCGGAGATGGACCAAATTGGAAGAGAGTCGTAGGTGATGGAGAGTGAAAATGAGGAAGagttaagagagagaaagtggagaGAGAAGGAGTTATTTGGGGATGACCATGTTTGAGTTGGGTTTGAAGCAGAGAGTGTGGACCCCAGTGGGATATCTGCACCAGCTGAAAGcgtgatgaagaagaagaagaagaagatgaatgtTGGTTTGCTGCAAATCTgaaattgtttcatttttttttaattaattaatttgagaTTTGGGTTGGATTTTGGTGAATTAAGAAGGGAATCTTTGTTGGATTTTGTAGGAATTGAATTGAGAGTTTAAGCATTGTGATTAATTTGACCCAGTAAACAAGATGAAGTCATGAAGGAGGAGAAGAGAAGACTATGGTGATGGTAAAGGGGGGTCAATAACTACCCATAAAATATCATGGATTTATGGGTGGACGTAACACAATATTGTTGTACAACTTGTACATCCACTTCAAACTATCAAGTGGAGAACAATTAATATACGCCGTAATGATTCGTTTATAAGTTCGGTCAAAGTTGAGAAAATataaatgttttattttaaagttaattgtattttatgatttttataatCTTTATATTATTGGTTCATGGTAATATTGATTAATCGTGCAGGTCGTGCTTCATTTGCTTTTTCTACGATCTTTAAGCGAGATTTTGTATGATCTAATCATTATTCTGAATCGAATCATTGCTTCACAGGGTCAATATAACATTTTCCTTTTCTTAATACCGTGTTTTTTTCAAATAGGAAAAGTAATATGGAGTGAAGCATAATAATAACCTCAAAATAGAGAGTTTCGAAGAGGAAATGACGTAGACGAGAATCGATCAGAAGTTTTACGTGAACATGAATTAGAATTGAGTTAtaaagggaaagagaaagggaaagggaaagggaaataGCCGTGTGAAAGGAAAAaggttttgtttgttttgagGTTTTCTGTGTATTTTGTTGACAAAAACAGCATGATATTTGGGATGTTGGAAGACAGAGTTGGGTGAAGGTGGTGGAACTGGAAGTGAGAGTGAGGGTGAGGTGAAGCTGTTTTTTGACTTTTCAAAAGTTGTGGGGAAACTTAGGTTGACTTTTCAAGACTAGGGGATCCAtttatcttaattaattaattaatttttaacattATTTAGTTTCTTGTGAGATCGTCCGATATAAtagattaaaattaatgatatcCGAGTAATCGTTTAGATATTATTTAAGTGTCACACTATACTCAATAGTATGCTTTTTAGGCATGAAGAAGGTGATGTGTCATGTGGTCTCACAGTTAACTACTCCGCTTTCATACGGCCATACCGTTGTTGTacgtatactccgtattttttaaaACATATTGCCAGTGGAGCTGATATGCAACTAATTTAAACCGTCATCTATATATGGATATTCAATTTTGATCACTCTTTCTGATAGCTTTTTCTATCATTAATTAAGGAGAATATTTTAGATAAAGTTTAGAATAAAATAGTTGGTTCTATTAACTAGTGTTCTATCAGATCATCTGACACTtacttaataattaaataatactcacaaaatattaatattaacatATTATAAAATATATCTCGATCTTGACACCCAACGACgcatttttgctcattttattaGTTTTTCTACCACGGAGTACAAATAGTCAAAACTTATCAAATGAGAAAAAACACGATTGATAAAACTAACACCATGTTTTGAGATGTTACCTTCTATGGA contains these protein-coding regions:
- the LOC110788155 gene encoding G-type lectin S-receptor-like serine/threonine-protein kinase At1g34300, whose protein sequence is MKQFQICSKPTFIFFFFFFITLSAGADIPLGSTLSASNPTQTWSSPNNSFSLHFLSLNSSSFSLSITYDSLPIWSISAVADAAATFSFLADGNLRLLSGAGNTLWQSNTSNSGVSHATLDDSGNFCLKNRSNFVVWSTFDHPTDTIVPSQNFTVGMVLSSGLYSFSLNRTGNLTLQWNKDIVYLSLGLNATVSTNLSNPRLGLQSIGILSLYDDNLSGSVIMAYGSDYAESGNILRFLKLDSDGNLRIYSSSKGSGTSIVRWTAVNDQCQVFGYCGHMGICSYNDTSPVCGCPSENFDPVDPNDSSKGCKLKREIRDCPGSVAMLQMDHTKFLTYPPENLNDVYFVGISACRGNCLSGGSCVGSTILADGSGQCYIKTSSFVSGYQSAALPSTSYVKVCSPVEPNPPPSSEEGGGGGKGKLRGWVVAVVVLTTLVVLIFLEGTLWWWCCRKSPKFGGLSAQYALLEYASGAPVQFSYRDLQQATLNFKEKLGAGGFGVVYKGVLANKTIVAVKQLEGIEQGEKQFRMEVATISSTHHLNLVRLIGFCSEGKHRLLVYEFMKNGSLDSFLFFATENDKNGRVLSWENRFSIALGTARGITYLHEECRDCIVHCDIKPENILLDDNYSAKVSDFGLAKLVNPRDHRRTLTSVRGTRGYLAPEWLANLPITSKSDVYSFGMVLLEIISGRRNFEVSDQTDRKKFSNWAYEEFDKGIVKTILDRKIADSDVNMDQVTRAVKVSFWCIQEQPSQRPMMGRVVQMLEGIMEIEKPPPPKAVHEGSISGTSLNMSSSISALSTFATSAHGGPSSSSSFQTPVAQSSMSVERASSSLIHRETTSS